The following coding sequences lie in one Miscanthus floridulus cultivar M001 chromosome 9, ASM1932011v1, whole genome shotgun sequence genomic window:
- the LOC136480103 gene encoding uncharacterized protein — MDRTWIRAAQFSDQFNDAIDQFMAYVRGRYNADDAIPCPCRNCLNQSSWSQKEVYDHVYLYGWSATYTRWVHHGETFDVEIVEHAEDANEPDDLVDVLHVDEPDNEDDHGTSEMLADLYVAVQEDGEQPMFVKVLEDAKRALCPGSVQSRFSFLVRLLHIKSFYRISNIALSVILKLLSGSFPNCGLPDSYDKAKRYLKELGLGYELIHVYDNNCVLFRKDLAKADNCPKCKKSRWVDADGAKRIPKKILRYFPLIPRLKRMFAKKSTSKETRWHKDKRVPVYNEMSHPADGEA, encoded by the coding sequence ATGGACAGAACATGGATTCGTGCTGCTCAGTTCAGTGATCAATTCAATGATGCCATTGATCAGTTTATGGCTTATGTTCGAGGTAGATACAATGCGGATGATGCTATACCTTGCCCATGTCGCAATTGTCTGAATCAGTCTTCATGGAGTCAGAAGGAAGTGTATGACCATGTGTATCTCTATGGATGGTCAGCTACATACACTaggtgggtacaccatggagaaacTTTTGATGTTGAGATTGTGGAACATGCAGAGGATGCAAATGAACCTGATGATCTTGTTGATGTGCTGCATGTGGATGAGCCTGATAATGAGGATGATCACGGTACGTCAGAGATGCTAGCTGACTTGTACGTAGCTgtacaagaagatggagaacaaccTATGTTTGTGAAAGTACTTGAAGATGCAAAACGTGCTCTTTGCCCAGGTTCTGTTCAGTCTAGGTTCTCTTTTCTAGTGAGACTGCTACATATCAAGTCCTTCTATAGGATCAGCAACATAGCATTAAGTGTGATATTGAAGTTATTGTCAGGGTCATTCCCTAACTGTGGTCTTCCAGATTCATATGACAAAGCAAAGAGGTATCTCAAAGAATTGGGTCTTGGTTATGAGTTAATCCATGTCTATGACAATAATTGTGTGTTGTTTCGGAAGGATCTTGCCAAAGCGGACAACTGCCCAAAATGCAAGAAATCTAGGTGGGTAGATGCAGATGGTGCCAAAAGGATTCCTAAGAAGATTTTGAGATATTTTCCTCTTATACCTAGGCTGAAGAGGATGTTTGCAAAGAAATCAACATCTAAGGAGACCCGGTGGCACAAGGATAAGCGGGTTCCTGTGTACAATGAAATGAGCCATCCAGCTGATGGCGAAGCCTAG